A single region of the Bacillus cereus genome encodes:
- the phaC gene encoding class III poly(R)-hydroxyalkanoic acid synthase subunit PhaC, translating to MTTFVTEWEKQLELYPEEYRKAYRRVKRASEILLREPEPQVGLTPKEVIWTKNKTKLYRYIPKQEKTQRVPILLIYALINKPYIMDLTPGNSLVEYLVDRGFDVYMLDWGTFGLEDSHLKFDDFVFDYIAKAVKKVMRTAKSDEISLLGYCMGGTLTSIYAALHPHMPIRNLIFMTSPFDFSETGLYGPLLDEKYFNLDKAVDTFGNIPPEMIDFGNKMLKPITNFVGPYVALVDRSENERFVESWKLVQKWVGDGIPFPGESYRQWIRDFYQNNKLVKGELVIRGQKVDLANIKANVLNISAKRDHIALPCQVEALLDHISSTDKQYVCLPTGHMSIVYGGTAVKQTYPTVGNWLEERSN from the coding sequence ATGACTACATTCGTAACAGAATGGGAAAAGCAATTAGAGTTGTACCCAGAAGAATATCGCAAAGCATATCGTCGTGTGAAAAGAGCGAGCGAAATTTTATTACGCGAACCAGAACCACAAGTTGGTTTAACACCGAAAGAGGTTATTTGGACGAAGAATAAAACGAAGCTGTATCGTTATATTCCAAAACAAGAAAAAACGCAGAGAGTTCCAATCTTATTAATATATGCTCTTATTAATAAACCATATATTATGGATTTAACTCCAGGAAATAGTTTAGTGGAATATTTAGTAGATCGTGGTTTTGATGTATATATGCTTGATTGGGGCACATTTGGTTTAGAAGATAGTCATTTAAAATTTGATGATTTCGTGTTCGATTATATTGCAAAAGCAGTGAAAAAAGTAATGAGAACTGCAAAATCGGACGAGATTTCTTTACTGGGTTATTGCATGGGTGGAACATTAACATCTATTTATGCAGCACTTCATCCACACATGCCAATTCGTAACTTGATTTTTATGACAAGTCCTTTTGATTTCTCTGAAACAGGATTATACGGTCCTTTACTAGATGAGAAATATTTCAATTTAGATAAAGCGGTTGATACATTCGGAAATATTCCGCCAGAAATGATTGATTTCGGAAATAAGATGTTAAAACCAATTACAAACTTCGTTGGTCCATATGTTGCTTTAGTCGATCGTTCAGAAAATGAGCGCTTCGTCGAAAGCTGGAAGTTAGTCCAAAAATGGGTTGGTGACGGTATTCCATTCCCAGGTGAATCGTATAGACAATGGATTCGTGATTTTTATCAAAATAATAAATTAGTGAAAGGTGAACTCGTTATTCGCGGACAAAAGGTAGACCTTGCAAATATTAAGGCGAATGTCTTAAATATTTCCGCGAAACGTGATCATATTGCTTTGCCATGTCAAGTAGAGGCCTTACTTGATCATATTTCTAGCACGGATAAACAGTATGTATGTTTACCGACAGGACATATGTCTATTGTGTATGGTGGAACGGCTGTAAAGCAAACATATCCGACGGTTGGAAATTGGCTTGAAGAGCGTTCTAATTAA
- the phnX gene encoding phosphonoacetaldehyde hydrolase: MKIEAVIFDWAGTTVDYGCFAPLEVFMKIFHKRGVKITAEEARKPMGLLKIDHVRALTEMPRIANEWKHVFGQLPTEADIHEMYKEFEEILFAILPNYATPIDGIREVMASLRKRGIKIGSTTGYTREMMDIVAKEAKLQGYKPDFLVTPDDVPAGRPYPWMCYKNAMELGVYPMNHMIKVGDTVSDMKEGRNAGMWTVGVILGSSELGLSEWEVETMDPVELHEKMEVVRNRFVENGAHFTIETMQELENVIEHIEKQELIIS; encoded by the coding sequence ATGAAAATAGAAGCAGTTATTTTTGATTGGGCAGGTACGACAGTTGATTACGGATGTTTTGCACCACTGGAAGTATTTATGAAAATTTTTCATAAACGTGGTGTTAAAATTACAGCAGAAGAAGCACGTAAGCCAATGGGATTATTAAAAATAGATCATGTAAGAGCACTAACAGAAATGCCTCGTATTGCGAATGAGTGGAAGCATGTTTTCGGACAATTACCAACAGAAGCAGACATTCATGAGATGTATAAAGAATTTGAAGAAATTCTCTTTGCTATTTTGCCAAACTATGCCACGCCAATTGATGGGATAAGAGAAGTGATGGCTTCATTACGTAAAAGAGGCATTAAAATCGGCTCAACAACTGGCTATACGAGAGAAATGATGGACATTGTTGCAAAAGAAGCAAAATTACAAGGGTATAAACCTGATTTTCTTGTGACGCCAGATGATGTTCCAGCAGGTCGTCCGTACCCGTGGATGTGCTATAAAAATGCGATGGAACTTGGTGTGTATCCGATGAATCATATGATAAAAGTTGGAGACACCGTGTCAGATATGAAAGAGGGCAGAAATGCTGGGATGTGGACTGTTGGCGTAATTCTCGGTAGTAGTGAGCTCGGCTTAAGCGAGTGGGAAGTTGAAACTATGGATCCGGTAGAACTTCATGAAAAGATGGAAGTAGTTCGTAATCGTTTCGTTGAAAACGGGGCTCATTTTACGATTGAAACGATGCAAGAACTGGAGAACGTAATTGAACATATCGAGAAACAAGAACTTATTATTTCATAA
- a CDS encoding putative 2-aminoethylphosphonate ABC transporter permease subunit → MEMLENLKVESAKKKIKRRIGKEEWIQRLLIIGMLLSFFIMLVLPLLQLFTKAFYDKDGAFVGVANFSKYFTTPTLVQSLQNTIWISGATTIISVTLAFAYAYAIARTNVFGKRVFQYVALLPLFAPTMMHGIALTYLFGNQGLITKGMFGLFEGIQIPLYGPVGIVMAEVMYTFPQAFLILLIAFQGSDYRLYEASNMLGASKAKQFLTVTLPSVKYGLISAMFVVFTLSFTDFGAPKIVGGQYNVLATDVYKQVIGQQNMSMGATVGMILLIPAIFAFAVDRITQRKQANLLSSKAVPYRIINNKKRDVISFVYCSVVTLMIILLFVAVGIAASVKVWPYNMSFTFEHFNFSSLTGDGLEAFKNSVIVSAVTAVIGAILTFVFAYAIEKIEQLQFLRKVGYFFSIVPLAIPGLVLGLGYVFFFSQPTIQILGLSITNPFHSLYGTIAVLVLVNIIHFYSVTFVTATTALKKLDREFELVSQSMSIPFYKTFFRVTVPMCLPAILEMVMYYFVNSMVTVSAVVFLYAADFKLAAVSIVNMDDAGNVAPAAAMSVLIVVTNIVVRVVYEWGTKALRNRTSQWQKR, encoded by the coding sequence ATGGAGATGTTAGAAAATTTAAAGGTGGAAAGTGCGAAAAAAAAGATTAAAAGACGTATCGGTAAAGAAGAGTGGATACAAAGACTATTAATTATTGGTATGCTTCTTTCATTTTTTATCATGCTTGTATTGCCTCTATTACAACTATTTACAAAAGCCTTTTACGATAAAGACGGAGCTTTCGTTGGTGTTGCGAATTTCAGTAAATATTTCACAACACCAACGCTAGTACAATCATTACAAAATACGATATGGATTTCGGGCGCTACAACAATTATTTCAGTTACACTCGCGTTCGCTTATGCATATGCGATTGCTCGTACCAATGTTTTTGGAAAGCGCGTATTTCAATACGTAGCATTATTACCATTATTCGCACCGACGATGATGCACGGTATTGCGCTTACATATTTATTTGGTAATCAAGGATTAATAACAAAAGGGATGTTTGGTTTATTTGAAGGAATACAAATACCGTTATACGGACCAGTAGGAATTGTAATGGCTGAAGTTATGTATACATTTCCACAAGCATTCCTTATTTTATTAATTGCTTTCCAAGGTTCTGATTATCGTTTATATGAAGCTTCTAATATGTTAGGTGCAAGTAAAGCGAAGCAGTTTCTTACGGTTACTTTACCTAGTGTGAAATATGGATTAATTAGTGCGATGTTCGTTGTATTTACACTTAGTTTCACTGATTTTGGGGCACCAAAAATTGTTGGTGGACAATATAATGTGCTTGCTACTGACGTATATAAGCAAGTAATTGGACAGCAAAATATGTCCATGGGCGCAACTGTCGGAATGATTTTATTAATCCCAGCTATTTTCGCATTTGCAGTTGATCGTATTACGCAAAGGAAACAGGCGAATCTCTTATCTTCAAAAGCAGTACCTTACAGAATAATAAATAATAAGAAAAGAGATGTTATTTCATTCGTATATTGTAGCGTAGTAACGCTTATGATCATTCTTTTATTTGTGGCAGTTGGTATTGCTGCAAGTGTGAAAGTATGGCCATATAATATGAGTTTTACATTTGAGCATTTTAATTTTTCAAGTTTGACAGGAGACGGACTTGAAGCATTTAAAAATAGTGTAATTGTCTCAGCCGTTACGGCAGTTATCGGGGCGATTTTAACATTTGTGTTCGCTTATGCGATTGAAAAAATAGAACAGCTACAATTTTTAAGAAAAGTGGGTTATTTCTTCTCAATTGTACCGTTAGCGATTCCTGGATTAGTACTTGGATTAGGATATGTCTTTTTCTTCAGTCAACCAACAATTCAAATTCTAGGACTTTCAATAACAAATCCGTTTCATTCTTTATATGGCACAATTGCCGTTTTAGTATTAGTAAATATCATTCATTTCTACTCTGTAACATTCGTTACGGCAACGACGGCTTTAAAGAAACTAGACCGAGAGTTTGAGCTTGTTTCGCAGTCGATGAGCATACCGTTTTATAAAACTTTCTTTCGAGTAACGGTACCGATGTGTTTACCAGCCATTTTAGAAATGGTTATGTACTACTTCGTAAATTCAATGGTAACTGTATCGGCAGTCGTGTTCTTGTATGCGGCTGATTTTAAACTAGCTGCTGTATCAATTGTAAATATGGATGATGCAGGAAATGTAGCACCAGCAGCTGCAATGAGTGTACTTATTGTTGTTACAAATATTGTAGTAAGAGTTGTATATGAATGGGGAACGAAAGCACTTCGTAACCGAACGTCACAATGGCAAAAAAGATAA
- a CDS encoding NAD(P)/FAD-dependent oxidoreductase, with protein sequence MKLMTGKLFWSAGVSVPCYPTLENDMICDVLVIGSGEAGAHIAYSLAKIGMRVMLIEKRAIACGSTAANTGLLQFVHDKSLTSLIHTFGEEKGGRAYRLCYEALRTMEKVVPTLDIDPHFIPRNSLYYASRDEDISFLQEEYNTLRHYGFPVEYFTESDIKKRYSFAKQAALYTNGDAEVNPYLLAHSLLHKAKQMGATIYEHTEALHIKQIQNDLICYTNTGNKIVAKNIIMATGYEAIFGKKEKNTTVETSYAVVTNKIDYFEGWHEQSLIWETARPYLYFRTYQNRIIVGGLDEAMQIQSIGDTKLLHKRDILINIVKEMFPQYKNIQAEYYWAAAFGGSHDGLPILKEDKEIHNLYYALPYGGNGTVYGMVFAKLFQQLFTNEESDDFSLFNR encoded by the coding sequence ATGAAGCTTATGACTGGTAAGTTGTTTTGGAGTGCTGGAGTTTCTGTACCTTGTTATCCAACGTTAGAAAATGATATGATATGTGATGTGCTAGTAATTGGAAGTGGAGAAGCGGGTGCTCATATAGCGTATTCGTTAGCTAAAATTGGAATGCGTGTTATGCTCATTGAAAAAAGAGCAATTGCATGTGGTAGCACAGCTGCAAATACAGGATTATTACAATTTGTTCATGATAAATCGTTGACCTCTCTTATTCATACATTTGGTGAAGAGAAAGGGGGGCGAGCATATAGACTTTGTTATGAAGCGCTTAGAACAATGGAGAAAGTTGTGCCAACTCTCGATATTGATCCCCATTTTATTCCACGAAATAGTTTGTATTATGCAAGTAGAGATGAAGATATTTCATTTTTACAAGAAGAATATAATACGTTACGCCATTATGGGTTTCCGGTTGAATATTTTACAGAGTCTGATATTAAGAAGCGTTATTCATTTGCAAAACAAGCGGCGTTATATACAAACGGTGATGCAGAAGTGAATCCATATTTATTAGCGCATAGTCTTTTGCATAAAGCGAAACAAATGGGTGCTACTATATATGAGCATACAGAGGCATTACATATTAAACAAATCCAAAATGATTTAATTTGTTACACGAACACAGGAAATAAAATCGTAGCAAAGAATATTATTATGGCGACAGGTTATGAAGCAATCTTTGGAAAGAAAGAAAAAAACACAACAGTAGAAACGTCTTATGCTGTTGTAACAAATAAAATAGATTATTTTGAAGGCTGGCATGAGCAATCATTAATTTGGGAAACAGCACGGCCTTACTTATATTTTCGAACGTATCAAAACCGCATTATTGTAGGTGGATTAGATGAAGCGATGCAAATTCAATCAATTGGTGATACGAAATTATTGCATAAGCGTGATATCCTTATTAACATTGTAAAAGAAATGTTCCCGCAATATAAAAATATACAGGCAGAGTACTATTGGGCAGCAGCATTTGGTGGCAGTCATGATGGTCTCCCTATTTTAAAAGAAGATAAAGAAATACATAATTTATATTACGCACTGCCGTATGGGGGAAATGGAACTGTATACGGAATGGTATTTGCGAAACTATTTCAGCAGTTATTTACAAATGAAGAAAGTGATGATTTTTCTTTATTTAATCGATAG
- a CDS encoding putative 2-aminoethylphosphonate ABC transporter substrate-binding protein, producing the protein MKKTIFKAVATGMVFSLLMGCGAKKEESAGAKVKDDKLSGSLTVYTAIEEELVPIYLDSFKKKYPDVKLNIVRDSTGVITAKLLAEGKNTQADVVWGTAASSLLALDKKDMLKGYSPKGADRVLPQFKDDKQPEKWVGNTAFMTGIAVNKEELKKKNLPMPESYEDLTKPEYKGTLVMPHPASSGTGFLTVSAWLQIMGEDKGWDYMKKLHDNMATYTHSGSKPAKLAGAGEYPVGVSMVYSALKEKQKGAPVEVVLPKEGLGWEVEANALIKKDNAKNDKLAQAFLDWAITDDVMKLYFEKNGFATIKNDYKLPDGFPKDVTEKLYKKNDFKWAAENRDKILEKWEKEFGQKAEPKK; encoded by the coding sequence GTGAAAAAAACAATCTTTAAAGCTGTAGCAACTGGAATGGTATTTTCGTTATTAATGGGGTGTGGTGCAAAGAAAGAAGAAAGTGCTGGGGCGAAAGTAAAAGATGATAAATTATCTGGATCATTAACTGTTTACACAGCGATTGAAGAAGAACTTGTACCAATTTATCTTGATTCTTTTAAAAAGAAATATCCAGATGTGAAGTTGAACATTGTACGTGATTCAACAGGAGTAATTACTGCGAAATTGCTAGCTGAAGGAAAAAATACACAAGCAGATGTTGTATGGGGAACTGCAGCGTCTAGTCTATTAGCTTTAGATAAAAAAGATATGTTAAAAGGATACTCTCCAAAAGGAGCAGATCGTGTTCTTCCGCAATTTAAAGATGATAAGCAACCAGAAAAATGGGTAGGAAATACTGCATTTATGACGGGGATTGCTGTGAATAAAGAAGAATTGAAGAAGAAAAATTTACCGATGCCAGAATCATATGAAGATTTAACGAAACCAGAATATAAAGGAACACTAGTTATGCCACATCCAGCTTCTTCTGGAACAGGATTTTTAACAGTTTCTGCATGGCTACAAATTATGGGAGAAGATAAGGGCTGGGATTACATGAAGAAACTTCATGATAATATGGCAACTTATACTCATTCAGGTTCAAAACCAGCGAAATTAGCAGGTGCAGGTGAATATCCAGTTGGTGTATCAATGGTTTATAGTGCTTTGAAAGAGAAACAAAAAGGTGCACCAGTTGAAGTTGTATTGCCGAAAGAAGGATTAGGTTGGGAAGTAGAAGCGAACGCACTTATTAAAAAAGATAATGCAAAAAATGATAAATTAGCGCAAGCATTTTTAGATTGGGCAATTACTGATGATGTAATGAAGTTATACTTCGAGAAAAATGGATTTGCGACAATTAAAAATGATTATAAACTTCCAGATGGATTCCCTAAAGATGTGACAGAAAAGTTATATAAAAAGAATGACTTTAAGTGGGCAGCAGAAAATCGCGACAAAATTTTAGAAAAATGGGAAAAAGAGTTTGGCCAAAAAGCAGAACCGAAAAAGTAA
- the phnW gene encoding 2-aminoethylphosphonate--pyruvate transaminase — MNENHYLLLTPGPLTTTKTVKEVMLYDWCTWDVEYNTMVQDVRNRLVSLATKEEEKYTTVLMQGSGTFSVEAVIGSVIPTNGKLLICTNGAYGKRIVQMAEMLHIDVVVSQTEEWEPTNIVEVEKLLQQDKEITHIAVVHCETTTGIINPIVDVCKLGKQYGKVTIVDAMSSFGGIEIDIADLQIDFLISSANKCIQGVPGFGFVIAKRDELLKCQGQARSLSLDLYDQWEMMEKQNGKWRFTSPTHVVHAFYQALLELEKEGGVRARYNRYYNNQKLLVNRMREIGFKPLVDEKYQSPIITSFIYPEAGFEFQQLYNELKQYGFVIYPGKISKVDTFRIGNIGDVHEEDINRLVDSIAKGVVIG; from the coding sequence ATGAATGAAAATCACTACTTATTATTAACGCCAGGACCATTAACGACAACAAAAACTGTAAAAGAAGTTATGTTATATGATTGGTGTACGTGGGATGTTGAATATAACACGATGGTGCAAGATGTAAGAAATAGGCTTGTATCGTTAGCAACAAAGGAAGAAGAAAAGTACACAACAGTTTTAATGCAGGGAAGCGGTACTTTTTCGGTTGAAGCAGTAATCGGTTCTGTTATTCCTACAAATGGAAAGCTGCTTATTTGTACAAATGGTGCCTATGGTAAACGGATTGTGCAAATGGCGGAGATGTTACATATAGATGTGGTGGTCAGTCAAACGGAAGAGTGGGAGCCTACTAATATTGTAGAAGTAGAAAAGTTATTACAGCAAGATAAAGAGATTACGCATATTGCCGTTGTTCATTGTGAAACAACGACAGGTATTATTAATCCAATTGTAGATGTATGTAAATTAGGGAAGCAGTATGGAAAAGTTACAATTGTTGATGCAATGAGTAGTTTCGGCGGTATTGAAATAGACATTGCTGATTTACAAATTGATTTTTTAATTAGTAGTGCGAATAAGTGCATTCAAGGTGTGCCTGGATTCGGCTTCGTTATCGCAAAGCGTGATGAATTGTTGAAGTGTCAAGGGCAGGCACGTTCATTATCTTTAGATTTATACGATCAGTGGGAAATGATGGAAAAACAAAATGGAAAATGGCGTTTTACGTCACCTACACATGTTGTACACGCTTTTTATCAAGCGCTCCTGGAACTAGAAAAAGAGGGCGGAGTAAGAGCACGTTACAATCGATATTATAACAATCAAAAACTATTAGTGAATAGAATGAGAGAAATCGGATTTAAGCCACTAGTAGATGAAAAATATCAATCTCCTATTATTACATCTTTCATTTATCCAGAAGCAGGATTTGAATTTCAGCAATTATATAACGAATTAAAGCAGTACGGATTTGTTATTTACCCAGGGAAAATTTCGAAAGTAGATACGTTCCGTATTGGAAATATCGGTGATGTACATGAAGAAGACATTAATCGTTTAGTTGATAGTATTGCTAAAGGAGTTGTTATAGGGTGA
- a CDS encoding DUF3905 domain-containing protein produces the protein MEILHTNKPLQKGAMTLKEKETIQSPILDETLPHQMNFPSFKGTGKKMKQPFINQYDVVIGDSKYDSTNSPLNNWSDEVDPAIMAGEEWIHPTNDIGWISEENQELLKNEVDKKNDAFMHPQFGIND, from the coding sequence ATGGAAATACTACATACGAACAAGCCATTACAAAAAGGAGCGATGACTTTGAAGGAGAAAGAAACGATCCAATCGCCAATTTTAGACGAAACGCTCCCTCATCAAATGAATTTTCCATCTTTTAAAGGCACGGGCAAAAAGATGAAACAACCTTTTATAAATCAATATGATGTTGTAATTGGAGACAGTAAATACGATTCCACTAACAGTCCTCTTAATAATTGGAGTGATGAGGTAGATCCTGCCATTATGGCTGGGGAAGAATGGATACATCCTACAAATGATATTGGGTGGATTTCAGAAGAAAATCAAGAACTACTTAAAAACGAAGTTGATAAGAAAAATGATGCTTTTATGCATCCTCAATTTGGAATTAACGACTAA
- a CDS encoding putative 2-aminoethylphosphonate ABC transporter ATP-binding protein, producing the protein MSEYLSIQHIQKQFDAFTALKDISFTVKKNEFVCLLGPSGCGKTTLLRILAGLEEATTGSIAVDGKDITALPPGKRNFGMVFQSYALFPNLTALENIEYGLKTKKYGKAEVKEKALSALELVDLLNVKDKYPAQMSGGQQQRVALARALALSPDILLLDEPLSALDAKVREKLRREMRDLQEKVGVTTIMVTHDQEEALTMADKIVVMNHAEIMQIGTPEEIYQRPANPFVADFIGSINFFSKNNEEHAIRPEHVTVVQNNGIKTVVESMEFRGSVYRTEVRVIEEKTHLYNEKIVVDILASEVEETAIRKGKPIQISFSENHMLSYGKKVIV; encoded by the coding sequence ATGAGCGAATATTTATCAATTCAACACATTCAAAAACAGTTTGATGCATTTACAGCGTTAAAAGATATTTCTTTTACTGTGAAAAAAAATGAGTTTGTATGTTTATTAGGTCCAAGTGGTTGTGGGAAAACAACATTGCTTCGAATTTTAGCAGGGCTAGAAGAGGCAACAACAGGTAGTATAGCTGTGGATGGAAAAGATATTACAGCATTACCTCCCGGAAAGAGGAACTTCGGAATGGTGTTTCAATCGTATGCATTATTTCCGAATTTAACAGCACTTGAAAACATTGAATACGGCTTAAAGACAAAAAAATATGGAAAAGCAGAAGTAAAAGAGAAGGCGCTATCGGCGTTAGAACTTGTTGATTTGCTGAATGTAAAAGATAAATATCCTGCTCAAATGTCTGGTGGACAACAGCAGCGAGTGGCACTTGCACGTGCGCTCGCTCTGTCTCCCGATATTCTGTTACTCGATGAGCCGTTATCAGCTTTAGATGCAAAAGTGCGTGAAAAGTTGCGTAGAGAAATGCGCGATTTGCAAGAAAAAGTGGGAGTAACAACTATTATGGTAACGCATGATCAAGAAGAGGCATTAACAATGGCTGATAAAATTGTTGTAATGAATCATGCGGAAATTATGCAGATTGGAACACCAGAGGAGATTTATCAAAGACCAGCCAATCCGTTTGTGGCAGATTTTATTGGTTCTATTAATTTCTTTTCGAAAAATAACGAAGAACATGCAATTCGTCCGGAACATGTAACAGTTGTACAAAATAATGGTATTAAAACAGTTGTAGAAAGCATGGAATTTCGCGGCTCTGTATACCGGACGGAAGTGCGGGTTATAGAAGAGAAAACACACCTTTATAACGAGAAAATTGTAGTGGATATATTGGCATCAGAAGTAGAGGAAACTGCTATTAGAAAAGGAAAGCCAATTCAAATCTCTTTCTCAGAAAATCATATGTTGTCATATGGAAAGAAGGTCATTGTATAG
- a CDS encoding TrkH family potassium uptake protein, which produces MRDIKKFLQKLRPVQLIVVFYLLAVVVSVILLSLPFVTKPGVKWTFIDALFTSVSAVSVTGLSVVTISDTFTTAGIIVLALILQLGGLGIMALGTFVWIITGKKIGLQRRRLIMADHNQGNLSGLVELMRSILIVIISIELIGAILLGTRFLLYFPTWQEAYFHGFFAAVSATTNGGFDLTGQSLIPYKKDYIVQMIHMLLIILGAIGFPVLMEVKQFLSKRRQQLFRFSLFTKLTTTTFFALVIVGTIMIFLLERNHFLVGKSWHETVFYTLFQSVTTRSGGLATMDIRELSQPTLLFMSILMFIGASPSSVGGGIRTTTFAVSILSLYTFARGGRTVRVFKRQLHEEDVLKASVVMTMGILLCASALFILSITENVPLMNLIVEVCSAFGTTGLSTGITPELTTVGKLVLIVLMFIGRVGILTFILASGGREQPPRYKYPKERIIIG; this is translated from the coding sequence ATGAGAGATATAAAAAAGTTTTTACAAAAATTACGTCCCGTGCAACTTATCGTTGTATTTTATTTACTAGCGGTAGTTGTATCGGTAATTTTACTTAGTTTGCCATTTGTTACGAAGCCTGGTGTGAAATGGACATTTATAGATGCGCTGTTTACATCTGTTAGTGCCGTAAGTGTTACGGGACTTTCTGTTGTTACTATTTCAGATACGTTTACAACAGCAGGAATTATTGTTTTAGCCTTGATTTTACAATTAGGCGGATTAGGAATTATGGCACTTGGTACATTCGTTTGGATTATAACGGGTAAAAAGATTGGTTTGCAAAGAAGAAGGTTAATTATGGCAGACCATAACCAAGGAAATTTATCGGGCCTTGTAGAATTAATGCGTTCTATTTTAATTGTAATTATTTCGATAGAACTCATTGGAGCAATACTGTTAGGTACAAGATTTTTACTATATTTCCCGACTTGGCAAGAAGCTTATTTTCACGGTTTCTTTGCTGCTGTGAGTGCAACAACGAACGGAGGATTTGATTTAACAGGACAATCACTTATTCCGTACAAAAAAGATTACATTGTTCAAATGATTCATATGTTGCTTATTATTTTAGGAGCTATTGGTTTTCCGGTGTTAATGGAAGTAAAGCAATTCCTTAGTAAAAGGCGACAGCAACTATTTCGCTTTTCATTATTTACAAAATTGACGACAACGACATTTTTTGCACTCGTTATTGTTGGAACAATTATGATTTTTCTATTAGAACGAAATCATTTTTTAGTAGGAAAGTCATGGCATGAAACGGTATTTTATACGCTATTCCAATCTGTGACGACGCGAAGTGGTGGACTCGCTACAATGGACATCCGTGAATTATCACAACCAACGCTTTTATTTATGAGTATATTAATGTTCATTGGAGCATCTCCAAGCTCAGTTGGGGGCGGAATACGTACAACAACATTTGCTGTTAGTATATTATCGTTATATACATTTGCAAGGGGCGGGAGAACAGTCCGAGTTTTCAAACGTCAGCTACATGAAGAGGATGTGTTGAAAGCATCTGTCGTTATGACGATGGGGATTTTATTATGTGCCTCGGCGCTGTTTATTTTATCCATTACAGAAAATGTACCACTTATGAACTTAATAGTTGAAGTTTGTTCTGCTTTCGGGACAACGGGACTATCAACAGGTATTACTCCTGAATTAACAACTGTTGGTAAACTTGTACTCATTGTACTTATGTTTATCGGACGCGTCGGTATTTTAACATTTATATTAGCTAGTGGCGGAAGAGAGCAACCACCTCGCTATAAATATCCGAAAGAGAGAATTATTATTGGATAG